The Silvanigrella paludirubra genome contains a region encoding:
- a CDS encoding chemotaxis protein CheW produces MLHYQIKKIYFLSGDGAATQVQLPYQDDTSNANGYINDVTDEGVIQTPGIQYIGFKLHKEEFLLPMSLVREIIMLTTITFVPGAKFLMEGIIALRGEIMPVLNLRRFLKFERGKADSTTRVIILQCDYGGFGVIVDDITEFVRLQPTEVESIPQNFFPAEYRILAGVSRVGDRIRGIIDLEKIVAEMTFDLKEESENGGEESSSDH; encoded by the coding sequence GTGCTGCATTACCAAATTAAAAAAATATATTTTTTATCTGGTGACGGAGCTGCTACACAGGTTCAGTTACCTTATCAAGATGATACTTCAAATGCGAATGGTTACATTAATGATGTAACCGATGAAGGAGTGATTCAAACTCCAGGTATTCAATATATTGGTTTTAAATTACACAAAGAAGAATTTTTATTACCAATGTCACTTGTTCGCGAAATTATCATGTTAACTACAATTACTTTTGTGCCTGGTGCTAAATTTTTAATGGAAGGTATTATTGCACTTCGTGGTGAAATTATGCCTGTTCTAAACCTGAGACGTTTTTTAAAGTTTGAAAGAGGTAAGGCGGACTCAACAACACGTGTGATTATTTTACAATGTGATTATGGTGGTTTTGGAGTTATCGTAGATGATATTACCGAGTTTGTAAGGTTACAGCCGACAGAAGTGGAATCTATACCCCAAAACTTTTTTCCAGCTGAATATCGAATATTAGCTGGGGTATCTAGAGTTGGGGATAGAATTCGTGGTATTATTGATCTTGAAAAAATTGTTGCTGAAATGACTTTCGATCTAAAAGAGGAATCTGAAAATGGTGGAGAAGAATCTTCTTCAGATCATTAA
- a CDS encoding DUF2786 domain-containing protein, producing MKFDNILKEMFSRVIFQLYKEYDHICYQYKLKLKKPMIIIEDLSATWGTWNSQNKIITLSSKLISDYSWDIVLNILKHEMAHQIVSEIFLVNENHGIYFHKACDLIALPKDYRKSTLNMEDKISHWKNSNFEVEDQNILRKVEKLLSLAQSANENESLLAMEKVQEIYSKYNIKRIQDNINSEYCTLIINFKKKVVPSTYIYISSLIQSHYFVNVIYSDLYDPLSDESHKIIEIIGTKQNVLMAEFVFYFLKERINSLWENYQKINSVPNRYKLSYQKGILDGFQNKLNKIQSDKVKNLNSNEMSKNKIMLILQNEDLKLNSFTKNLFPKLTKKGATSNKVYTSYFDEGKNEGKKIILNKPMNESTNKNNLLKLLI from the coding sequence ATGAAATTTGACAATATTTTAAAGGAAATGTTTTCTAGGGTTATTTTTCAGCTTTATAAAGAATACGATCATATTTGTTATCAATATAAATTAAAACTAAAAAAGCCTATGATTATCATTGAAGATTTATCAGCAACATGGGGAACTTGGAATTCGCAAAATAAAATTATAACTCTTTCTTCAAAACTAATTTCTGATTATTCATGGGATATTGTTTTAAATATTTTAAAACACGAAATGGCTCATCAAATCGTTAGTGAAATATTTTTAGTTAATGAAAATCATGGAATCTATTTCCATAAAGCTTGTGATCTTATAGCGCTTCCAAAAGATTATCGAAAATCAACATTAAATATGGAAGACAAAATTTCACATTGGAAAAATTCAAACTTTGAAGTAGAAGATCAAAATATTTTAAGAAAAGTAGAAAAATTATTGAGTTTAGCGCAATCAGCTAATGAAAATGAGTCTTTGTTAGCCATGGAAAAAGTGCAAGAAATATATTCTAAATATAATATAAAACGAATTCAAGATAATATAAATTCAGAATATTGTACTTTAATTATAAATTTTAAAAAGAAAGTTGTGCCTAGTACTTATATTTATATTTCCTCTTTAATTCAATCTCATTATTTTGTAAATGTGATATACTCTGATTTATATGATCCTTTATCTGATGAGTCTCATAAAATCATAGAAATAATTGGAACAAAACAAAATGTTTTAATGGCAGAATTTGTCTTTTATTTTTTAAAAGAACGTATAAATTCTTTGTGGGAAAATTATCAAAAAATAAATTCTGTCCCCAATAGATATAAATTATCCTACCAAAAAGGTATTTTAGATGGATTTCAAAATAAATTAAATAAAATACAAAGTGACAAAGTTAAAAATTTAAATTCGAATGAAATGAGTAAAAATAAAATTATGCTTATTTTGCAAAATGAAGATTTAAAATTAAATTCATTTACCAAAAATTTATTTCCAAAATTAACTAAAAAAGGAGCTACTTCAAATAAAGTTTATACTTCATATTTTGATGAAGGTAAAAATGAAGGAAAAAAAATAATTTTAAATAAACCAATGAATGAAAGTACAAATAAAAATAATTTATTAAAATTATTAATTTAA
- a CDS encoding alpha-ketoacid dehydrogenase subunit alpha/beta, with protein sequence METTRIMKSPNGKYSFTFEEIIADYRLAIRSRFASLLGRKEVLTGKASFGIFGDGVELSQIAAARAFQNGDFRTGYYRDQTFEMYLGNVNVTQFFSQLYADPDINNDPHSGGRQMNSHFGVRLLDENGMFKNQLNMKNSISDISPTAGQMSRMLGLAYASKLYRNEKSLEKISSNFSKNGNEIVFGSIGDASTSEGVFFETMNAAGVLQVPLLMSVWDNGYGISVPRSLQTVNNSISKALSGFQSDKEGTGIDIYQVEGWDYLKLCEVYLDSSKKVRQKHKPALIHVIDITQPQGHSTSGSHERYKSKERLDWEKEYCCIKKFRDWIVKSKIASLNKLNDIDEEERIHVEKSRAQAWELLMNPIKKEFNDALSILNKVLKNTKQIDKIQNCIFNIENSVTSNRRVLHSNLFKAIVSLSNEESQEKTLLLNFYTDFSKKYSQLYENKLYSESKESPLHIPKIDPVYSHNSESVDGRIVLQKCFDQLFLNNPKFFVIGEDVGKLGDVNLVFEGLNAKYGDLRVTDTGIREATILGQGIGTAIRGLRPLVDIQYLDYFLYCLQTASDDLATLHYRTAGGQKSPVIIRTKGHRLEGIWHTGSPLSMILGSVRGMYICVPRNMTQAAGMYNTLFQSDNPALVIEVLNAYRLKEKIPDNLSQFTVCLGQPEILKTGNDITVVTYGACCKVACDAALELERIGISVEVIDIQTLIPFDLTSTILESIKKTNAVLFFDEDLPGGTSAYMMQQTLEKNKAFHYLDCMPRTLSAKENRCAYGRDGDYYCKPQIEHMVETCYRIMQEREPKKYIELFPLNKKVQGAMSLKNEGNEPYKEQQELF encoded by the coding sequence ATGGAAACAACCCGAATTATGAAATCTCCAAATGGAAAGTATTCTTTTACTTTTGAAGAAATTATTGCAGATTACCGTTTAGCAATCCGAAGTCGATTTGCAAGTTTACTAGGCAGAAAAGAAGTTCTGACAGGAAAAGCAAGCTTTGGTATATTTGGTGACGGTGTTGAACTTTCACAAATAGCCGCAGCAAGGGCTTTTCAAAATGGAGATTTTAGAACGGGTTATTATAGAGATCAAACTTTTGAAATGTATCTTGGGAATGTTAATGTAACACAATTTTTTTCACAATTGTATGCTGATCCTGACATAAACAATGATCCGCATTCTGGCGGAAGACAAATGAACTCACACTTTGGAGTTCGCCTTTTAGACGAAAATGGAATGTTTAAAAATCAATTAAACATGAAAAATTCTATCTCAGATATTTCTCCTACTGCAGGCCAAATGAGTCGTATGCTAGGACTCGCTTATGCTTCAAAACTTTATCGTAACGAAAAATCTTTAGAGAAAATATCATCAAATTTTTCAAAAAACGGTAATGAAATTGTTTTTGGGTCTATTGGAGATGCATCTACATCTGAAGGTGTTTTTTTTGAAACAATGAATGCTGCAGGTGTTTTACAAGTTCCTTTACTGATGTCTGTTTGGGATAACGGATATGGAATTTCTGTTCCTAGAAGCCTACAAACAGTAAATAATTCAATTTCAAAAGCTTTATCTGGTTTTCAATCTGATAAAGAAGGAACAGGAATAGATATATATCAAGTTGAAGGATGGGATTATTTAAAACTTTGCGAAGTTTATTTAGACTCCTCAAAAAAAGTAAGACAAAAACACAAACCCGCATTAATTCATGTTATTGATATTACACAGCCCCAAGGACATTCTACGAGTGGAAGCCACGAACGTTATAAATCAAAAGAAAGACTCGACTGGGAAAAAGAATATTGCTGTATAAAGAAATTTCGTGATTGGATTGTGAAATCAAAAATTGCTTCACTAAATAAATTAAATGATATTGATGAAGAAGAACGAATTCATGTAGAAAAATCGAGGGCTCAAGCCTGGGAATTATTAATGAATCCGATTAAAAAAGAATTTAATGATGCTTTGTCTATTTTAAATAAAGTCCTAAAAAACACAAAACAAATTGACAAAATTCAAAATTGCATTTTTAATATTGAAAACTCTGTAACTTCGAATCGTAGAGTATTACATTCCAATTTATTTAAAGCCATTGTTTCCTTATCGAATGAAGAGTCTCAAGAAAAAACATTATTATTAAATTTTTATACCGATTTCTCAAAAAAATATTCACAACTTTATGAAAATAAACTCTATAGTGAATCAAAAGAATCGCCTCTTCATATTCCTAAAATAGATCCTGTTTATTCCCATAATTCAGAATCCGTTGACGGAAGAATTGTTTTGCAAAAGTGTTTTGATCAATTATTTTTAAATAATCCAAAATTTTTTGTAATTGGAGAAGATGTCGGAAAATTAGGAGATGTAAACTTAGTATTTGAGGGGCTGAATGCAAAATATGGAGATCTTAGAGTTACCGACACCGGAATTCGCGAAGCAACTATTTTAGGCCAAGGGATTGGTACCGCCATTCGAGGCTTACGCCCCCTAGTCGATATTCAATACTTGGATTATTTTCTCTATTGCTTACAAACAGCCTCAGATGATCTCGCCACATTGCATTATCGAACCGCTGGTGGACAAAAATCTCCGGTTATCATCAGAACAAAAGGTCATCGCCTTGAGGGCATTTGGCACACAGGATCTCCTTTATCTATGATTTTAGGTTCAGTTAGAGGCATGTATATTTGTGTTCCTAGAAATATGACTCAAGCTGCGGGAATGTATAATACTTTATTTCAATCTGACAACCCTGCGTTAGTAATAGAAGTTTTAAATGCCTATCGTCTTAAAGAAAAAATCCCAGATAATTTAAGTCAATTTACAGTTTGTTTAGGGCAACCTGAAATTTTGAAAACAGGGAATGATATTACAGTAGTGACCTATGGTGCTTGCTGTAAAGTTGCATGTGATGCCGCTTTGGAGCTTGAAAGAATAGGAATTTCCGTTGAAGTAATAGATATTCAAACCCTCATTCCATTTGACTTAACATCCACCATTTTAGAATCTATTAAAAAGACAAATGCCGTTTTATTTTTTGATGAAGATTTACCAGGCGGAACAAGTGCCTACATGATGCAACAAACCCTAGAAAAAAACAAAGCATTTCATTATCTTGACTGCATGCCAAGAACATTATCCGCAAAAGAAAATCGCTGCGCCTATGGGAGAGATGGGGATTATTATTGTAAACCTCAAATAGAGCATATGGTTGAAACTTGTTATCGCATTATGCAAGAAAGAGAACCTAAAAAATATATAGAATTATTTCCCTTGAATAAAAAAGTACAGGGCGCCATGTCTTTAAAAAATGAAGGAAACGAGCCATACAAGGAACAGCAAGAGTTATTCTAA
- a CDS encoding aspartate/glutamate racemase family protein: MQSQLVIGALSLSGPHILISFLEKITYFSRSFNNHNKEFYFPNFVFLTLSNNIIYNKKTNESETKNSIKLLLENYNHANFDYFLIIGSNTCFYIDYISNLIKAPILNMATEVAKLISNDYKKPALLINDGTMYHSFYQNELNSIGTSYFYDETLQNLVNELVISTKQTGLSNHSKKIWKNIYTHCEENNCDSIVTDFSDLSLLLDNKIGKNIIPIFDANDILAFSCIKSCLNLDLNYYKKAL, encoded by the coding sequence ATGCAATCTCAATTAGTAATAGGTGCTTTATCTCTGTCTGGACCACACATTCTAATTTCATTTTTAGAGAAAATTACATACTTTTCTCGAAGTTTTAATAATCATAATAAAGAATTTTATTTCCCAAATTTTGTTTTTTTGACTTTATCTAATAATATTATTTATAATAAGAAAACAAATGAAAGTGAAACAAAAAATTCTATAAAATTGTTGTTAGAAAATTATAATCATGCAAATTTTGATTATTTTTTAATTATTGGTAGTAATACTTGTTTTTATATTGATTATATTTCAAATTTAATTAAAGCCCCAATTTTAAATATGGCAACAGAAGTTGCAAAATTAATTTCAAATGATTATAAAAAACCTGCCTTATTGATAAATGATGGAACTATGTATCATAGTTTTTATCAGAATGAATTGAACTCTATCGGAACTTCTTATTTTTATGATGAAACTTTGCAAAATTTAGTAAATGAACTCGTGATATCAACAAAACAAACAGGCCTTTCAAATCATTCTAAAAAAATATGGAAAAATATTTATACACATTGCGAAGAAAATAATTGTGATAGTATTGTTACTGATTTCTCAGATTTGTCTTTGCTTTTAGATAATAAAATTGGAAAAAATATAATTCCAATATTTGATGCAAATGATATACTTGCTTTTTCTTGTATTAAAAGCTGTTTAAATTTAGATTTAAATTATTATAAAAAAGCTTTATAG
- a CDS encoding leukocidin family pore-forming toxin: protein MKNNIQNKLIFACLFSLIFSNCGKKTENTNSKNQNNDDNLSEVYNKNFENLDLNNYQEQYEKNKTIIINNEKEENSEKYKIIMEKLGGISFQGNLIILKKMKEGPKYIVFQETPTKKELNKYLEKLNKKSYKTNSTLVRNDTGISETFEISSATVSLVKKNISCPMKLYSNDDETKDYCDRNASLELNYKIDMSGSKATMKEDPKTGLMIKTDNAKYILMTVSPEEEGGTGWHIAKEINQGFNRWNVLLTKRDFVGPYANKYNFWIKNTTNNREVHLVETFPQNTNPGASITKTNGMTVGISGGLNAGTSNAHPYAVVNLGASIQVSDSRNVSYVTQEYTIENASYNNIASWIWDSKVNDKICDYISRKSFNSCHYTEAIWKKSWTANKNKFSAISHKSFTPTFQAIYKTNKNNVGKSNFEMGTNVETGVILGKKTSLGFMSYVSIQTDNYKAPDITQNFSVDWSSPYFAAEQNIRLQNMSETQNTKCIFAQKNKIVTESECDESRGQIWGYDNEEKQFKTRIENDFCLSVNQDNFIEVNSCKMNNNQKWILNSDGYIQLNSISNKVIGINSDKRYILVDKNSNSAIKFEAYKAFL from the coding sequence ATGAAAAATAATATTCAAAATAAATTGATATTTGCATGTCTATTTTCTTTAATATTTTCAAACTGTGGAAAAAAAACAGAGAATACAAATAGTAAAAATCAAAACAATGACGATAATTTATCAGAAGTATATAATAAAAATTTTGAAAACTTAGATTTAAATAATTATCAAGAACAATATGAAAAAAATAAAACTATAATAATAAATAATGAAAAAGAAGAAAATTCAGAAAAATACAAAATTATAATGGAAAAACTAGGAGGAATTAGTTTTCAAGGAAATTTAATCATATTAAAAAAAATGAAAGAAGGACCTAAATATATTGTATTTCAAGAAACTCCGACAAAAAAAGAATTAAATAAATATTTAGAAAAATTAAATAAAAAATCCTATAAAACGAATTCTACCTTAGTCAGAAACGATACAGGTATTTCAGAAACTTTTGAAATATCTTCGGCAACTGTTTCCTTAGTTAAAAAAAATATCTCTTGCCCTATGAAATTATATTCAAATGATGATGAAACAAAAGATTATTGCGATAGGAATGCTTCTCTTGAATTAAATTATAAAATAGATATGTCTGGTTCAAAAGCAACTATGAAAGAAGATCCTAAAACGGGATTAATGATCAAAACAGATAATGCAAAATATATTTTAATGACAGTGTCCCCTGAAGAAGAAGGAGGTACGGGGTGGCATATTGCCAAAGAGATTAATCAGGGGTTTAACCGTTGGAATGTGTTATTAACAAAAAGAGATTTTGTAGGACCATATGCCAATAAATATAATTTTTGGATTAAAAATACTACAAATAATCGAGAAGTCCATTTAGTAGAAACATTTCCACAAAATACAAACCCAGGAGCATCAATAACAAAAACAAATGGAATGACAGTAGGTATCTCTGGTGGATTAAATGCAGGGACATCAAACGCACATCCTTATGCTGTTGTAAATTTAGGTGCATCTATTCAAGTTTCCGATTCAAGAAATGTTTCTTATGTTACACAAGAGTATACAATAGAAAATGCCAGCTATAATAATATAGCAAGTTGGATTTGGGACTCAAAAGTAAATGATAAAATATGCGATTATATTTCAAGAAAAAGTTTTAATTCTTGCCATTATACAGAAGCAATCTGGAAAAAAAGTTGGACAGCAAATAAAAATAAATTTTCTGCTATAAGCCACAAATCGTTTACGCCCACTTTTCAAGCAATCTATAAAACAAATAAAAATAATGTAGGAAAATCGAATTTTGAAATGGGAACAAATGTAGAAACAGGAGTTATCTTAGGGAAAAAGACTTCACTAGGATTTATGTCTTATGTTAGTATTCAAACAGATAATTATAAAGCTCCTGATATAACTCAAAACTTTTCTGTCGATTGGAGCTCACCTTATTTTGCTGCAGAACAAAATATAAGACTTCAAAATATGTCTGAAACACAAAATACAAAATGTATTTTTGCACAAAAAAATAAAATAGTAACAGAATCTGAATGTGATGAAAGTAGAGGACAAATTTGGGGATATGATAACGAAGAAAAACAATTTAAAACAAGAATTGAAAATGATTTTTGTTTATCCGTTAATCAAGATAACTTTATAGAAGTAAATTCATGCAAAATGAATAATAATCAAAAATGGATTTTAAATTCAGATGGGTATATCCAATTAAATTCTATAAGTAATAAAGTTATTGGGATAAATTCGGATAAAAGATATATTCTCGTCGACAAAAACTCAAATAGTGCAATTAAATTTGAAGCCTATAAAGCTTTTTTATAA
- the clpB gene encoding ATP-dependent chaperone ClpB, producing MALNLTHRAQNAINEAHTIAKKNGNPELTPAHILQVIFTEEEEIIRMTCQHLGLKISTISNELKKIIDLLPKVSGGNEPTSGPFLSSYMESIDKFKKEMQDEFISIEHFLIAAPTCKQPSVASLFSKNNLDTNTLQKAILTIRGNNKVTDQSPENKLGVLEKYARDLTKLAEENKLDPVIGRDSEVRRVIQILSRRTKNNPILIGEPGVGKTAIAEGLAQRIIRGDVPETLKNRKLLSLDISAMVAGAKFRGEFEERLKAVLKAVQDAAGKIILFIDEIHTMVKAGGGEGSMDAGNMLKPALARGELRCIGATTLDEYRIIEKDTALERRFQPVMVNPPSVEDTVTILRGLKERYEIHHGIRIKDNALLAAATLSDRYITDRFLPDKAIDLIDEASSRLKIQLDSVPEKIDTIDRKISSYKIELVALSKETDYQALGRKAEIENQLRDLETEAKKLREKWQLAKGSVNEINKLKKDLEQARVKMEDFERRADYARASEIKFGEMPKLQERLRNLTQNSSENPDLKNDESSVYLKEEVDAEDIATVVSTWTGIPLNKLFSAERQRLLKLEDELRETVVGQDHALRSVANAIRLTRSGLKDPNKPMGSFLFLGPTGVGKTETAKALAKSLFDTEKSMIRIDMSEYMEQHSVSRLIGAPPGYVGFEDGGQLTEAVRRKPYTVVLFDEIEKAHPKVLNVLLQMLDDGRLTDGQGRTINFQNCIVIMTSNIGAHRILEAPADQRNNEQLKQAVMEELLTHMRPELLNRIDETVIFNALGEDVIERIVSIQIGRLNNRLFAQQHMNLEVDPAVVTTIAKEGWDVNFGARPLKRALQDLIEVPLSMELLEGKFAEGDTIHAKEDQNNIITFSKK from the coding sequence ATGGCCTTAAATCTGACTCACCGCGCTCAAAATGCAATAAATGAAGCCCATACGATAGCAAAAAAAAATGGTAACCCAGAACTCACGCCCGCTCATATCCTTCAAGTCATTTTTACGGAAGAAGAAGAAATCATCCGTATGACTTGCCAGCATCTAGGGCTAAAAATATCAACAATATCAAATGAATTAAAAAAAATTATCGATCTCCTGCCCAAGGTTTCGGGTGGGAATGAGCCGACAAGCGGACCTTTTTTATCCTCATATATGGAATCAATTGATAAATTTAAAAAAGAAATGCAAGACGAGTTTATCTCTATTGAGCATTTTTTAATTGCGGCGCCAACATGTAAACAACCTTCAGTAGCTAGTTTATTTTCAAAAAATAATTTAGACACAAATACCCTTCAAAAAGCAATATTAACCATAAGAGGCAACAATAAAGTGACTGACCAGAGCCCTGAAAATAAGTTAGGTGTACTTGAAAAATACGCTCGTGATTTAACTAAACTTGCTGAAGAAAATAAACTTGACCCTGTTATTGGACGCGATAGCGAAGTACGTCGCGTGATCCAAATTTTATCACGCCGTACTAAAAACAATCCTATTTTAATCGGGGAACCAGGAGTTGGTAAAACAGCAATTGCCGAAGGCTTAGCACAACGTATTATTCGTGGTGATGTGCCTGAAACCTTAAAAAACAGAAAGCTATTAAGTTTAGACATTTCCGCAATGGTGGCAGGAGCAAAATTTAGAGGTGAATTTGAAGAACGCTTAAAAGCTGTTTTAAAAGCTGTTCAAGATGCTGCTGGAAAAATTATTCTTTTTATTGATGAAATTCATACCATGGTAAAGGCAGGTGGTGGCGAAGGATCCATGGATGCAGGCAATATGCTCAAACCAGCTCTTGCTCGAGGCGAATTACGCTGTATCGGTGCGACAACTCTGGACGAATACCGCATTATTGAAAAAGACACGGCTTTGGAACGTCGATTCCAACCCGTTATGGTCAATCCACCAAGCGTAGAAGACACTGTTACTATTTTACGCGGATTAAAAGAACGTTACGAAATACACCATGGAATCCGAATTAAAGACAATGCGTTACTTGCTGCTGCTACTTTATCAGACAGATATATAACAGATAGATTTTTACCAGATAAAGCCATTGACCTAATAGATGAAGCTTCAAGTAGATTAAAAATTCAGTTAGATAGCGTCCCTGAAAAAATTGATACGATTGATCGTAAAATTTCATCTTACAAAATTGAACTTGTCGCTCTCTCTAAAGAAACAGACTATCAAGCACTTGGCAGAAAAGCTGAAATTGAAAATCAATTAAGAGATCTTGAGACAGAGGCTAAAAAACTTCGCGAAAAATGGCAATTGGCTAAGGGAAGCGTGAATGAAATTAACAAACTTAAAAAAGATTTAGAACAAGCTCGAGTCAAAATGGAAGACTTTGAAAGAAGAGCAGACTATGCTCGCGCCAGTGAAATCAAATTCGGAGAAATGCCAAAACTCCAAGAAAGACTTCGCAATTTAACTCAAAATTCATCAGAAAATCCAGATTTAAAAAATGATGAAAGTTCTGTTTACTTAAAAGAAGAAGTAGATGCAGAAGACATTGCTACCGTTGTTTCAACATGGACAGGAATCCCATTAAATAAATTATTTTCTGCTGAGCGCCAGCGTTTACTAAAATTAGAAGATGAGCTCCGTGAAACTGTTGTAGGACAAGATCACGCCTTACGTTCTGTTGCTAATGCCATTCGCCTTACCCGAAGTGGTTTAAAAGATCCAAATAAACCAATGGGATCTTTCCTATTTTTAGGGCCTACTGGAGTTGGTAAAACAGAAACAGCTAAAGCGCTTGCTAAAAGTTTATTTGATACCGAAAAATCTATGATTCGCATAGATATGTCTGAATACATGGAACAACATTCTGTTTCTAGATTGATTGGCGCTCCTCCAGGGTATGTTGGTTTTGAAGATGGTGGTCAGCTCACAGAAGCGGTACGCCGTAAACCTTATACCGTTGTGTTATTTGATGAAATTGAAAAGGCACACCCAAAAGTGCTAAACGTTCTTCTCCAAATGCTAGACGATGGCCGCTTAACAGATGGCCAAGGAAGAACCATTAATTTTCAAAACTGTATTGTGATAATGACCAGCAATATAGGTGCTCATCGCATTTTGGAAGCGCCAGCTGACCAACGTAACAACGAACAATTAAAACAAGCTGTCATGGAAGAATTACTAACACACATGCGGCCAGAATTGTTAAACCGTATTGATGAAACTGTTATTTTCAATGCACTTGGTGAAGATGTCATTGAAAGAATTGTAAGCATTCAAATAGGTAGACTCAATAATAGACTTTTTGCACAGCAACATATGAACCTTGAAGTTGATCCTGCCGTTGTAACTACGATTGCTAAAGAAGGATGGGATGTAAATTTTGGAGCTCGACCTTTGAAACGCGCTCTTCAAGATCTCATTGAAGTTCCGCTTTCGATGGAACTTCTTGAAGGTAAATTTGCTGAAGGGGATACCATTCATGCAAAAGAAGACCAAAATAATATTATTACATTTTCTAAAAAATAA